One genomic window of Monodelphis domestica isolate mMonDom1 chromosome 1, mMonDom1.pri, whole genome shotgun sequence includes the following:
- the PIERCE2 gene encoding piercer of microtubule wall 2 protein isoform X1, whose protein sequence is MEKKITSIKKKLPPMKQPKPIDHPPCVNPGNPVFSCMLDPSSLQTSNTLSKPHMIMYKTTSENYGEMTPAAPFLPCGYFPKNGTFTSHLRLTGMFQNHYLNTALDRGRVIDFPNFQHTL, encoded by the exons ATG gaaaagaaaattacttcCATTAAGAAGAAATTGCCTCCAATGAAACAACCAAAACCTATAGACCATCCTCCCTGTGTAAATCCAGGCAATCCTGTATTTTCCTGTATGTTGGATCCATCTTCCCTCCAGACATCTAATACATTGTCAAAACCTCATATGATCATGTATAAAACAACTTCAGAGAACTATGGTGAAATGACACCTGCAGCACCATTTCTTCCCTGTGGCTATTTTCCAAAGAATGGCACATTTACAAGTCATCTTAGACTGACTGGAATGTTTCAGAATCATTATCTGAACACTGCTCTTGATAGGGGCAGAGTCATTGACTTTCCAAATTTTCAGCACACTCTCTGA
- the PIERCE2 gene encoding piercer of microtubule wall 2 protein isoform X2 gives MKQPKPIDHPPCVNPGNPVFSCMLDPSSLQTSNTLSKPHMIMYKTTSENYGEMTPAAPFLPCGYFPKNGTFTSHLRLTGMFQNHYLNTALDRGRVIDFPNFQHTL, from the coding sequence ATGAAACAACCAAAACCTATAGACCATCCTCCCTGTGTAAATCCAGGCAATCCTGTATTTTCCTGTATGTTGGATCCATCTTCCCTCCAGACATCTAATACATTGTCAAAACCTCATATGATCATGTATAAAACAACTTCAGAGAACTATGGTGAAATGACACCTGCAGCACCATTTCTTCCCTGTGGCTATTTTCCAAAGAATGGCACATTTACAAGTCATCTTAGACTGACTGGAATGTTTCAGAATCATTATCTGAACACTGCTCTTGATAGGGGCAGAGTCATTGACTTTCCAAATTTTCAGCACACTCTCTGA